In the genome of Pseudomonas putida, one region contains:
- a CDS encoding ABC transporter permease, with translation MHVIDLIGFGATGWGSVLLLAALMTLLVTLAALLVGALLGALVAAAKLQGNALLRWLGETYTTVFRGVPELLVIYLFFYGGSALVSQVGQLFGAKGFVGMPAFVVGALAVGVVSGAYQAEVYRGAFQAVSRSELEAAKAIGMPMLLRFRRIIAPQVLRFALPGLGGVWQISLKDSALISVTGLVELMRASRVAAASTGQFVLFFLTGCALYLLLTGCSNLVFSRAELRVGRTLRRG, from the coding sequence ATGCACGTGATCGATTTGATTGGGTTCGGCGCGACCGGCTGGGGCAGTGTGCTGCTGTTGGCCGCGCTCATGACGTTGTTGGTGACCCTGGCGGCCTTGTTGGTCGGCGCACTGCTCGGTGCGCTGGTGGCGGCGGCGAAACTGCAAGGCAACGCGCTGCTGCGTTGGCTTGGCGAGACCTACACCACGGTGTTTCGCGGGGTGCCGGAGCTGCTGGTGATCTACCTGTTTTTCTATGGCGGCTCGGCGTTGGTGAGCCAGGTCGGCCAGCTGTTCGGCGCCAAGGGTTTTGTCGGCATGCCGGCCTTCGTGGTCGGTGCGCTGGCGGTGGGGGTGGTGTCCGGGGCCTACCAGGCCGAGGTCTACCGTGGGGCGTTCCAGGCGGTCTCGCGCAGTGAGCTGGAGGCCGCCAAGGCGATCGGCATGCCGATGCTGCTGCGCTTTCGGCGGATCATCGCACCGCAGGTGCTGCGCTTTGCCCTGCCGGGGCTGGGCGGTGTCTGGCAGATCAGCCTGAAGGACTCGGCGCTGATCTCGGTGACAGGGCTCGTCGAGCTGATGCGCGCCAGCCGCGTGGCGGCGGCGTCCACCGGGCAGTTCGTGCTGTTTTTCCTGACTGGGTGTGCACTCTACCTGCTGCTGACGGGGTGTTCCAACCTGGTG